The Bubalus kerabau isolate K-KA32 ecotype Philippines breed swamp buffalo chromosome X, PCC_UOA_SB_1v2, whole genome shotgun sequence genome has a segment encoding these proteins:
- the LOC129639664 gene encoding spermatid nuclear transition protein 3-like, protein MTKGIRKPLQSRRVTMRFASRMNGQKKSLCQRRYRGSVKARNMTMRVRRPLQGTLRKKIRPYATQSKKVKKTRKPNCFLRSCARKKLNQSRKRYQNMRRDQRRRQNPKRR, encoded by the exons atgactaagggaatcaggaagccactgcagtcaagaagagttacaatgcggtttgcctcaaggatgaacgGACAAAAGAAGagcctttgtcaacggaggtacagaggcagtgtgaaa gcacgaaatatgaccatgagggtcagaagacctcttcagggaaccttgagaaagaaaatccgaccatatgccactcagtcgaagaaggtgaagaaaaccagaaaacccaactgttttctccgttcctgtgcacgtaagaaactgaatcaaagccgtaaaaggtaccaaaatatgaggcgggatcagagaaggaggcagaatccaaagagaagataa
- the LOC129639634 gene encoding spermatid nuclear transition protein 3-like has product MTKGIRKPLQSRRVTMRFASRMNGQKKSLCQRRYRGSVKARNMTMRVRRPLQGTLRKKIRPYATQSKKVKKTRKPNCFLRSCARKKLNQSRKRYQNMRRDQRRRQNPKRR; this is encoded by the exons atgactaagggaatcaggaagccactgcagtcaagaagagttacaatgcggtttgcctcaaggatgaacgGACAAAAGAAGagcctttgtcaacggaggtacagaggcagtgtgaaa gcacgaaatatgaccatgagggtcagaagacctcttcagggaaccttgagaaagaaaatccgaccatatgccactcagtcgaagaaggtgaagaaaaccagaaaacccaactgttttctccgttcctgtgcacgtaagaaactgaatcaaagccgtaaaaggtaccaaaatatgaggcgggatcaaagaaggaggcagaatccaaagagaagataa